A region of the Oceanococcus sp. HetDA_MAG_MS8 genome:
GTGAGCGCCAGTTTCACGGCAGGACGTGATCTGCCACCAGAGATAACCGAGCTCGGTGCCAGCCCGGCTACCGTGCGCGAGCAATCACGGTTCAATCTGAGCGCCAGAGCCGAAGACGACTTTGGTATCGCCCGCTGGACAATTATCTGGAACGGCGAGCAGCAGGTAATCCCAGCGCTTGTTTCTGATCAGGCTGTGGCCTCGTTGAGCCGTAACATCCAGGACCCAAGAGTCGAACGTATCGGTTCAGCCCTGGTGGTGCCGTTGATCGTCCGCGCCGAAGACAGCCAGGGTCAGAGCGTTGAACAGCGGCTGGATGTGAACGTTGTCCCTGACCTGCCACCGGATGCCTCTGAACTGAACATTGTGGCGCCCAGCAGCGGATTCTTCGATGCACGACTCAACCTGCAAATCTCGGGTTTGTTCGCGGCCGATGACAGCAATGGCGAACTGGCCGTGGATTTGGTGGAGCACAACGGGCAGAAGCGCATAATCAAGCTTCTCCAGGGTCTGGCAGGGTTCAGAAATACCTTCAACTCGACCATTCAGCGCCAATTGCGCAACGCCGATGATCCTGAGCTGTTGTTCAGCATTCGTTTGACCGACGGCCTGGGTCAAACGGATGAGAGTGAGGTGTACAGCATCTCGCTGTCGCAATTACCCCACCACATTGCCTACGCCAATCCGGATGGTGACCCTTCGCTGGATGCCGATGTTGTGGCCATTGGTGACACCCTGCGCTCGCAGGTATTGCTCACCGATCGCAGTGGCCGCCCGGTGGAGCGGGTGCCCGTTGCCTGGTGCCTGGTGTCGGTTGCTGCTGTTCCCGAATCCGCCAGTGCGTCCTGTAGGGGTGTGGCACGGATCGGTTCGGCGTTGACGGGCAGTAGTGGTCTCGCCCTCTACGACTATGCTGTCGCTCAAATTCCGGCCGGCTCCTACTGGTTGGTTGCTGAAACCTACTCGGACGGTGGCTTTGTTCTGGAAAACTCGTTGCGCGCCGTGCGGCCATTGCGGGTGGACCCGGGCCGTAGCGAGCGTATTCAGCTCAGCTTGTCGGCTGACGACGGCCCCGGCTCATGTGCAGCGGGTACTGGCGATAGCTTCCGCGTCGTCGCCCAGGGCCAATTCACCGTGGAGGCGCTGGCAGTGGATGCGGCCGGGAACCCGGCCACGCTGGATGCACCGCTCAGCATCGGGCTGAGGATTGCGCATCCGGAGTTTCATTTCCCGGTGGCGGATGGTGTCAGCGTGCGTCAACTCTACGTCGACAACCAGCTGGTGGGCGAGGAAGCGGTTGTTGAGATCACGCGTGGCCAAACAAGCCTGCCCATCGTGGCCAGTACCCGTGCAGACGACTATGCCATCGAATTGTTTGACCCCGCGGGCGCCGGATTAAGCTTCTGTCAGGAAGGTTGCGACCTGGCTGAGCTGCGGCTTGAAGTGGTGGCCGGGGCTCCAGCTGCGTTGCGGTTGGTTCAGTCCGGGCTGCGCGAGATGGCGCCTGGCCGCGCCAATGTGCTCGAATCCGCTGATGCGGTGATATTCGACCTGAACATGGTGGACCGCTTTGGCAATACCACCGTTTGCGCCGCGCCACTTGAGGCAACGTTGGCCGTGAACGGGCAGGCGCTGCTGGCCAGTGCCGACGTCGAATTGCCCGATCTGCAGCTCCAAAGCCTCTGTGCCGATCCCGGGAAGGAGCTGGAACCAGTAGAAGCCCTCGATCCCGTGATCCTGGTCGAGCATGGCCAAGCGCAGTTTGCGGTGTATACCACCGCCGTGGAGGAGGTCACCCTCGGTGTGACCCCGGACGCGTCGCTCAGTGGCGCGCCGGTGATTGAAGAGACCATGCAGTTCCTGCGTCGCCCGCCAGCGATAGCTGAGCTGCGCTTTGCGAGAGTCGCAGATACCGAAACCGCACCCTTGCAACTGCGATTCACGGAGGCGGTTGAGGATGCCGGGGGTACCTTCCCACTGCAGGTGTTTGACGCAACTGAAGATCAACTGCTCGAGGGTGCATTTGTGGTCGATCAGGACCTAGTCAGCTTCCTCCCGGTTACACCCGTACCCCTTGGGCACGAAGTGCTGGTCCGTACGGATGAATCCAGTCTGATCAGCCAGGAATCCCGGCACTCAGTACTGGCGCAGGAGTTGAACACGCGCGCCCCGGATTTGCGTCTGGATGCGGTTGAATCGCCTTACTTCATCGCCGAGCATGGTTTGGCTCCGCCGCTGACCTTTGCGCCTGATGTCCACCCTGGCCAACTGTCAACAGGTTATCTGTGGTGGGGCGAATCCTGCGCTGATCTGGACGCCGAGATTGAACATTTTGTTAGATGCGATCAATCCGATGTACCACCAGCCACGACCGTTGTCTTTGATTGGAGCAATGGCGTTTCGGCCGATTTGACTACAGCGGGTGAAATTACGGATGGCATGCCCTTGGTCCTTACCCTCAGCGGCACTCCGGAGAGCCCAATCTTTGCGGCAAATTGCGTCCAGCGCACCGCACTCCTTGCTGCGGGAGACCTTGACGACGACGGCCTGGATAACGCCTTCGAATTGGCACAGGGTCTAGACCCAGGCCGTATCGACTCCGATGGCAACGGGATTGCGGATATTGATGAGGATAGTGATGGCGATGGCCTTTCCAACGGCGAGGAGCTCGCGCTGGGAACCGACCCTGAGGGAGCCGACAGCGACAGCGATGGATTGCCGGATGGTGTCGAAGTCAGTACCCATGGTAGTGATCCCTTACTTGCGGATACCGACGCGGATGGCCTGGATGATGGTGTTGAAGTAGGCATCGGCAGTTCGCCCGTACAGTTTGGCGCGGCTGTGGCCGATTACGTGACTCAGCTGTTTGTGAGCCCTGCAGCGGTGGTCGTCACCTTCGGGCCTGATCCCGTACCCGTCGCACTGCAGGTAACGGCACAGTTGTTAATCGACAGCGTCGACTACACCCTGAACGTCAGTTCTGGGGCATTTGGGACGAACTACTCCGTTGATGACCCCGCCGTCGCCAGCGTCTCTCCCGATGGTGTCTTGCAGGTGGCCGCAGTCGGCGAGGCCATTGTTCAAGTCAACCTCGGGTCGGCTTCGCAATCGGTGAACCTGGTCGTGTCGCCGCCCGATGACGGAGCCCAGGGCGAGTTTGCGCTGATGCCGATGGTCCCGACCCAAGCCCTGTACGCGGGTGTAGACCGGACAGTGCTCTGGTTCGAACTCAATACCGATGTGCCGGTAGAGCAGATACTCGAACTGCGTCTGGACGGTGTGGCGCTGCCCTTCGCGATCGAAGAAAATGAATCTGGGTTTGTGCAGACTCTTCGAGTTGAGATTGTCGGCCCGGCGCTCGCTTCGACCATGGGCGAGTTTGCCGTCGATGTGCAGACCTGGGGCTCGACCGAGATAACCACCTTCGAGCATCGCGTCGTACCTGTAACGGATCCGCCGCCAGCCTTCACTAACCCACCAGGCAGTGTGGCCCTGAGCGTTGGCGATGCGCTACGGCTGCCCGAAGAGCTAACGGACCCCGGCGGCAATACGCTCTCCGTGGCCTACTTGGTCAACGGCGTGCCACCGGGCCTGCAGACCCCGGCTGCATGCGACAACCCTGTTGCTGCCTACCAAGGTGGTTTCGCCGATGGCTATGAATATGGGGCCAATCAAGACATCTATTTCTTCGGCGAAACCGCGGGGCAGAGCTACTCTGCCTTTGCCACCGCCTTGCAAACAGATGCTTATTTCGAGGGCTACATTGCCGGTTATCTGGCGGGTGACGATGAATACGATGCGGATGCCGATAAGTTCGGAAGTGCGGCCCATCGGTCGGCCAATGGAGAGGCGGAGTGGCCCCTGACGGACTCGCCGGATTGTGAGGTGTTCTCCTTGTACGTTGATGACTTTGGTGGCGACCCCGCTGCTCCAGAGGATTTCCGAAACTTCTTGCTGGAAGAAGGCCGTGGCTTTGGCTTTGACGACGGCGACTCAGATGGCGATGAATTCGACTTCGAAGGAGCGGACTTTGAGGCGCTGGCCAATTATTTCGGGGCAGCCTTTGATCCGTCGTTTGTCATCGAGTCCGGACAACTGCAAGCCGGCGTGCTGCGTTATTCCTGCAGTTACCGAACCCATGAATGGCTGGAGGAAGGGTATCTGCGTGGTTACGTCCGCGATGGCTTCGCCTGGTGGGCGCGTGAGGCTGTGCTGGCGACCAGTGGAGGCCCGTCCGGCCCGGCGGAATGCGAGGCCTATGAGTACCTGCCGGAGCTCGCCCAGGATGCTGAACGCCGCTGGCCGATCATGGAGCGCGACCGGCAGATGCGTTCTGTGCGTGCTCAAACCGGCTATGGACTGCGCGAAGGGGATGTTGGTGCCGGCCAGACGCTGTCGGTTGTCGTAACGGAACAGACTTCGAATCCATTTGCCCCACGGATCACGCAATACGACTTGAACCTGGATGTGGCGCCGCGTACCGAACCGTGGGAGTTGCCCAATTCAGTCATCTTCGTGCCTCCGCTTGCCGAGCCCGTTGTCTACAACACCAACTTCAGCTTCCCACTCGGCGGAACGGACATACGCTTCCGCACGGATACCGTGGTGGAAAGCTGGTATGACGAAGACTTCTTCGAAGCATACTGGTATCTGGGCGACGGTAATGGCACCTTGGAGACGGCGGATGGCCAGACCTTCCGAGTGCCTTCGGAAGATACGGATTTCTTCCTGGAGGCCTTGCTCTGGGACGTGCTTGGCAACACCGGTATGGAAACCGGAACTAGTACTCTGGATTTAGAGCTGCTCACGCCGAGTGACGACGCCTTCTACTCCGTGCCTATTGAGGTTGTCGCTGACCCTGCACCGATATTGCGAGTTGAGGATGATGACAACGCACTGATCCTGGCTCAGGGTTCCCAACGGCACATTGAGGTGGCGGTGTCCGATCCGGGGCGCAACGTGGTCGATCTTGCCTTGGTTCTGTTCGACGATTCGGGTGAGCGGGTCGCGACCATTGGCCAGCAGCGATTTGCCGACTTTGAGAAAAGCGGTGGGCTCTGGTTGGAAGAATGGGATGGCCGCCTGACGGTTGACAGCTGGCGATTCCGGCTGCCGGCCTACGTAGGTGCGAATCTGCCCACCGGCGACTACACAATGCGGGTTTTGGCGACGGACTCCGCCAACGACGTATTCAACGGTGCTGAGTATGTATTCGGTGGCGAGGAAGCTGGTGATTACTTTTCCAGCGGCTCTGAACCGATCAGCGTACGTATTGATCCCCCATTGGTACCGCCCCGACTCGCCTTGGCGCTGCCCGACTACGGTATTCCGGTGGGCGAGCAAATCCCTGTCCAGATAGGGGTCGACTACCTTGGTCAGTTGCAGACACTGGACATCGATCTCCTCAGAGGCGGGGACATCCTGGAATCCTTGGCGATTGATCTCAGTGACAGCGCCGGCAGCTTCGATCACCAGGTGTTGCTAAGCATTCCTGCCACGGCCAACGTGGGCGAGGTATTAACGGTTCAGGCGCGTTTGGGTAGCTCGGGCGAAGTTCTGGCGGAAGATTCGGGAGTAATCCGTGTTGGCGAATGGGGTGAGCGGGCGATCACCGTCAGCGATATGCAGACCGCTGACGACGGCTACCGCTTCGCGAACGTTGAGGTCGCTGCGGGTGGCGTGCTGTACCTCATCGATCCATCTTTGCCCTTGAACCACTTGCGCATCGCGAGCGGTGGTCTGGTCATCACCGGGCAGCCGCCCGCCGTCGATGAGTACGGTTATGTCGAGTTTGGCGATACCGGCACGCCACTCGGTGAGCTGGTGCTCAAGGATGAGCTAATCATTGAAGCCGGGGCTGAGTTGCGGGTCGCGCAACATGCTCTGGATATACGCTCCACCCGCGACCACGGTGGTGGCAACGACGCCTACGGCAACTTCCGACGTCCGCTGTTTCCGGGCGCAAACGAAGGCGGCCTTGGTGGTGGCGCATTGAGAATTGTTGCGGCGCGCGCCCAGATCGACGGCGTTATCCGCGCCGACGGCGAACCTGTGGTGAGCGATGGGTTTGGCTGCAACGGCGGCGCTGGTGGTTCACTCCTACTAGAGGTGGGCGATATCAATGGCAGCGGCGAGTTGTCTGCTGATGGTGCACTGAGCGGCGAATGTGGGCCCTCGGCGGGCGGACGGATTGCCGTGATGTACTCACGTTACACCGGCACTGCCGGATCACTATCTGTCTCAATGCAGTTCAGCGCTGAAGCCGGTGTCAGTTTGTTCGACCCGGAATCAGGGCCAGACGGCTCACCCGGTACCGTCTATCTTTATGGTCCGCAAAACACCTACGGTGATTTGATTATTGGGCGTGGGGGTAGCTCGTCTGGTTTCGGGCCGGCGCCCACACCGCTTGGCCAGGTGGGTTTTGCACGCATCGATAGCGCTCAGCCTTTGGGGGATGATCGTTGGGTGCTCCATGCAAGCGAGATTCGAAACTTTGGTGAGGGCCTTGTTTCCTACACTTTCCCTGGCTGGCCGGTTGCAAACCGTGCCGCCTGGGAGAGCGGCCTGATAGGACAGTTCGTCAGCCTGAACGCCTATGATCCCAATGCGCCGATACTCGAGATTCTGGACAACACGGCTGACTCGCTGGTTGTGGAGTCCATCCAGGATCTGGGTGCCTACGTGGGCGGAAACATGCTTGGCGTGGTGCGGTTGGATAGCTTGACCATGGCTGAAGGCGGCTCAATCGGTGGCATGGATCAGATATACGCGGGTTCCTTCGACATTGTCGGTTTCGATAACGTCCGCGAACTGACCTGGCTTGAAGACGAGTACGACCTGGGCGGTGAGCTCGCGCCGATACGGATGCTTCGCTCTGATCAGAGTGCCGATATCGGTGAATACCTTCAGCAAGGCGACGGCATGCAGGTCTACATCGGCGACCTCACGGCCAGCTCTGTAAGCGTCGATTGCGCTGGTTGCGGTGTGTCGCCTCAATTGACGATCTACGGCAACCTCAACGTCAGTGGTGGCATAAGCACCCTATCGGGCAGCGTGAACGTCTATGGGGATGCCACGGTACAGGATGCAGTGATTTCCGGCTCCGGTGCATTGCGGGTGGATCGTTCTTTGACCACCGAGTTTGACCTCAGTGTCAACGGCGCGACTCTGGAAGCAGCAGACCTCTACCTTAACGGCCAGCTGTTTGCCAGCGATGGGGCAAGGTTGCGGGTTGACGATGAAGCAATCATCACCGGCGGCGTCCAACTATCGAGCCAGGCTGAGATGACCGCCGGTGTGCTGATCTCCGGTACGGATCTGAATCTAGATGATGGAGTGTCGGTATCGGCAACCGACATCATCGTTGAAGGTGGCGGCCAGTTGCTTGCGGAGCGCGATTCCGAGCTCCGTGCCGAGGGTGAGTTGATCGTCTCCGGCAACCTGCTGGGTAGCAGCGGAGCACGTTTTGACGCGCAGAAAATCACAGCGCCCTTCATTCAGCTCGATGGACAAACCGGTCAGGTACACCTGGCGAGTACGCAGATAGATAGTTCCAACGTGGTTCTGCTGGCAACGGACGTCTCTGCCTACAATGGCTCGCCACTGCTCGGCCGCGCTCTTGCCACCCCAAGCTTCCAGTTGTCAGCCCCGGGTGGAACCGTGTTCGTCGATGCGGCATCCGTGATCGATCTATCCCGCGTTGCCAGTGTGCAACATGACCCGTTCCCGCCCTGCGTGGGTACGGGGCAGTTGCGCTCACATGCCGGCTTCATCGCCGGAGATAACTGTGCGCACGGCCGCTATGACATGGCTACCACCTATGGGCAGGGTGATGAGCGTACCTATAGCTGGAGCGGAAACTGGAGGTACTACGGCTATCTGGGCGGGGGCTCTGTTTCGATCATGGCAGATAGCGTGCAACTGCAAGGCGCTGTGCGGGCTAGTTCCGATCGCGGCGCTGGGGGCAGTATCCGTATTGAAGCCCGGCTACTGGGCGGCGCTCCCATCATCGAGGCAACTTCGCAAAGCGCATATGGAGGCGGTGGCCGCATCGTCATCCGAGCTGATGACCGCAGTGGCTTCAACGAAACTCTGAGGGCAAACGGCAGTGCAGCCGGAACTGTCTTTGTGGGCGCGCTTGACCCCGCGCTTGCGGGCCGATTGGTGGTCGACAACCAGGGCACATTCGCCGCGACGGGATCGACGCCAGTCCGTGCAATGGGGCGCCGTCCGATTACTGCGGTTAGCGACCTGGGCAACTCACTCTGGCGCATAGAGGTGGCCAATGCCGGCTGGGATGTTCCCGGCGTGCTGGACAACGGTCTGGTGGGTCGCCAGGTCAGTCTGCAGGCGGCCGATCCCGATGCTCCCTTGTTCGAGGTTGTAAACAACGATGCCAGCAGCCTGACTATACGCAGTACCGCCGGTGGCTTGAGCGGTGTGGTGGGTCAAGACCTCATTGGCGTCCACGTGTTCGAGCAACTGGTGGTCGACGGGGGGGCATTCCTCGACTTTGCCGACGATCGCGTGGTGGTTTTGGACCCCGCCAACTCCTTTATCCAGCCGGGACGCCTTCAGGCTGCTCCCGATAGCCAACTTGATTAAGACCGAGAGAATGTTATGCGCAAGTTATCTTTTCTAATTCCCTTGGCCTTCGCGTTGACATGCAGTAGCTGCAGCCGTTTGGAGTCCTGGCTTCCCGGTGGGGGTGTCCCGGAGGGGCATGTGGCGGTGGTCAATGGGGACGCTGTGCCGGAAGAACTCTTCGCGGGACATCTGCAGTACAAGAACCTCAAGCCGCGCACCGAGCGGCAACGGCAGCGAATGCTCGATGACTACCTTCAGCGGGAGGCCCTGACCCGCATTATCAGCAGTCAGAAGGACTTTGATGCGGCAGCGGTTCAGGCTGAGTTGGATGATCTGCGACGCGAAGTGATCATCAGTCGCTACTTCGAACGGCATCTGAACTCCGTCGTTGATGACCAGGCGATACGCAGCTATTTCGACAACCACCCCGAAGAGTTTGCGCAACGCAAGGTGCGCGTTGCGCATGTTCTGGTTCGGCTCAATCGCACGATGAACGAGCAGGAACGGCAGGCTCGGCTGACAACCGCGCGTGAAGCACACGCACTTCTGCGCCGTGGAGACGAATTTGCCGAAGTCGCAGCCGCTTATTCCGAGGATGCGGTCTCAGTTAAAAATGGTGGCGATCTCGGTTGGCTGCGCGAAGGGGCCATCAGTCCAACGTTTTCGCAGATGGCATTCAGTCTGCAGCCCGGTGAAATCAGCGAGCCCTTTGAAACCACCTTTGGCTACCACGTCATCAAGGTTCTGGAGGCGCCGTCGGTCATCCGTCAGCCCTTCGCCGCTGTCAAGGGGAACATCCGTCATCAGCTGCGGGCTCAAGCAAAGGAGCAGGAAATCGCGCGCTTATTGGGCCAGATCGAGATTGTCAAAGCCGATGTTGATGCTGAGGCCGCGCAATGACAGGCCTGGGAATGATTGCAGCGGCCATGCTGCTCGCAGCCTGCAGCGATCCGGAACCGGCTGCACAGACTGCGGCAGCTAAACCTCCTGAGGATGCTCTCGCGATGGTTAACGGAAAAGCGGTGACTGAGGCGGACGTCGAATATGAAGTGAATCGGATGCTGGGCCAGACCGCTCCGTTGGTCGCAGATGACAGCGTACAACGCCGGGTGCTCGAGTCGCTGGTTGCCGGTAGAGCCATTGCCGACCGCCGGTTACAAGAGCTTGACAAGCGATCATTGCGACGCATTGACCAACAAGTGGAAGCCTACCGCGTACAACTGCTGGTTGAGGATTACCTGCGGGAACATGCGGTTATCGCCCCGGTGACGGCGAATGAGGTAAGAGCGTATTACCAGGCCCATCCGAAGAGTTTCGGCCAGGAACAGGTCAAGGTATACGAGTACCTGCGCTTGCATTCGGGCCTAAGTGACGCGGATCGTGCGTCTGCGCTGCAGCGGCTGGCTGTAGCCGGCGCGCAGGCCGACTGGTCGGACTATGCGCAAGGCCATACACAGTGGCTGGAGCATGGTCGCGGCCGTAGTGATGGGCCGCAGTTGGAGCCGGCTTTGGCGAGCGCACTGCGTAAGCTGGGGGCAGATGCTGTCAGCGGCGTTGTGATGGTGGATGGGCGCGCACATCGTTTGCGCGTGACGGCCGTACAAGAACTGCCGGCGACTCCGCTGGAGGAGGTCCGTGACGAGATTCGCCGCATTCTTGCCGCGCAAAGGATGCGGGAGTCCGTCAAAGTCTTGTCCTCAGAGGTGCTTATGCAGGCCCGGGTGATTTACCGGGAGGCTGTACAGCCGTGAAGAACCAGGGGCTCTCTACCGTCGCAGGCATGCTAAGCCAGTGGGGCAGGCTCGTCCTCTGCCTGGCCGTGTGTATAGGTAGTGGGGTCCCATCGGCGCAAGCTCAACCTGCGGCGAGCTTCGAGGATGCAAGCGACTGGAGCAGCTCCCAGGCGTCTTTAAGTAATGTCAGTTCGCCGGTTACTGAAGGGGCTGCTGCGCTGGCCGTCCCAATGGGCGGCTACGTGTCCGTGCGTTCCCGTGCATTTAGTGTGGGCAGCGATCTCGTTGTAGGTCAGTCCCCAGAGCAACTGCAGGTCGACCTGTATATCCCTGCTAGCCATTCCGCGTGGATTGGCTACATCGAGTTGGTAATACGGATTCCGGAGGCCGGACTATGGTGGGAGGCTCACGATCGTATCCAGCTTGCTAGTTCAGCCAAAGGGCAATACGTTACGCACACCTTCGAGTTGCGTGACTCGGTAAAAAACGCCCTGCCATCGGCATCCCAAGTTGAGATCATTCTCAACCTGAACGCCAATTCAGCACCAGACCCCTGGCTGCTGGATCATATCCGCGTTCCTGGTGCCAGTCCCCCGCCAACGCCCACACCGAGCCCCGAGCCCAGTCCTGATCCAGCGCCGGCGCCGGTCGAGTTGGGGGAGTGGAACCCCCGGTTTGTCGATGTCGGTGTTCCCAGCAGCCTCTACGCCCCCGCAGGGTGGCCGGTCGCTACAGAACTCGTCGGTTATGACCAGGCATTGCTTGCGCTCACGAGCAATGGTGATGGCACGTGGACGGTATTGGGAGCTGTTGGCGGCAGCAGTATTGTTACAGCGCGCGCTCGGGTCGGCGGTGTTGATGTGGAGCGCAGCTTTGTTATCGGTATTCACGACCCGGCCTATGCGGAACTATTGGGCTTCGAAAACCCTGATTTGTGGTCGGCAGACGGGGATGCGCTGTATGCCGTGTCCGTCCCAGATGCGCTGCAAGGTGAAAAGGCGCTGGCTGTTCCCATCAGTGGCTATACCCGTCTGACAAGCACTGCCTTTGCCCCTGCCCAGTTTGGAATAAGCGCAGCTAATGGTGACCTACTGCGACTGCGGGCGCGCCTGCCGGCTGATCAAAACGGCTGGCCGGGAACCATCGACGTCGTGTTGCGCAGGCCATCGCAATCTCTGTGGTGGGAGGCACTCGGTCAGCATAGCTTTAGCCAGCAAGGGGAGTTCGTAACTTTTGAGTTCGCGCTGACAGCAGCTGCGGTGGCGGCCTTGGGGCCTGGCGCGGCAGACATGGAGGTGATCATCAACGTAAATGGGGCGGATGGCGCGTCGCCCTATGTTCTAGATTATCTGGAGATTGGTAGCCGGCAAATTGCGGATGAACCAGAGCCACCGCCGGCCGGGGTTGTCGCAAACTTCAGCCTGGGGGCCGCCGCAGATTACAACGCCTTGGTGTTTGAGGGTTTTTCGGCCACATCGTCCAAAACCGAAGGGCGTTTGTTTGCCGGTGCGAATCTTTCGATCAACAACTACAGTGTGGCCGACCGCATTACCGATGACCCACCAGGGGCGACGCTAGTCGCCGGTGGCGACATCAGCTTCTCCAGTGGCAGGGTTTATGTAGGCGATATCGTCGCGGGTGGTGCTGCGGACATTGGTGACCCTGTGCGCAACGGTATGGCGCCTGGAGCACAGATTCTGGAGTACGCGCCATTGCCTCTGGACATCGAGGACACCCAGTCCGAGCTCCTCGCACTCGCAGACTGGTTGGCGACCTTGCCGGCCAATGGCAGCGCCGAATTCTCTTTTGGTGGTCTGTCCCTCAGCGGGGACGGCGCGTCCGATTTGCAGATTTTCGAGTTGTCAGGCGCCGAGGTGCTAACGGCTCACACCTTTGCGCTTAGCGGCATTCCTGAGAACGCTCACATTGTGTTCAATATCGACGGCGAACAAACGGGCCTTACCAACATGGGTCTGGGTAGCCTGACCGCACATCGCGAACGTACGGTATTCAACTTTTATCAGGCGACCACTCTGGAGCTGCGCGGGGTAGACGTTCAGGGCTCTGTGCTGGCGCCTAGAGCGGATATCAGTCAGCCACAGGGAGCACTGAACGGCACCATCGTCAGTCAAAGCTGGAACGGGACCATGTCCTTGGCGCATGTACCCTTTGAACCCTATACCGGCGTTGGCCGCGAAGCGCCGGAATTTGTCACCGATCCGCCGACCACCGCCTTCGTCGATCAGCAGTATCGATATCTGGCTGATGCGATTACCCAGCCTGCCAATCAGAGCGTCAGCTATGAGTTACTCGATGCTCCGCAGGGAATGAGCATCAGCCTGATGACTGGGGAGGTTTTGTGGACGCCGGTAGCGGGGCAGGTGGGTGTGGTCTCGGTATCGATCAGCGCCACAGATGAGGCCGGTCTCAGCGCGATACAAAACTTCGAGATTCAGGTCATCCAGCCCAACCGGCGCCCACAGGCGCAGGCGCAGTCATTGCAAACCAACCAGGACCAGTCGCTGCCATTGATCCTGGCAGGTAATGATGCTGATGCTGATGCCTTGAGTTATCGCTTGCTCAGTGCTCCGCAGAACGGCGAACTCTCCGGCACACCTCCAGAGCTGATCTATACCCCTAATCCCGGTTTCTATGGGGAGGATGAATTCGACTTTGCCGTTAGCGACGCCGAATTCGAATCTGACCCGGCCACGGTGAGCATCACGGTCGTTGCTGATGACCTCGATGGCGACGGGATCCCCGACGACCAGGACGAGGATCGCGACGGGGATGGTGTCAACAACGAAGTGGATGCCTTCCCCGACAACCCTGGCGAGTGGTTGGATAGTGATGGGGATGGAATTGGCAACAATTCGGACCCCGACCGTGACGGTGACGGAGTACCCAATGCCGCCGACGCCTTCCCCGATGACCCCAGCGAAAGCCGCGACAGCGATGGGGACGGAATTGGTGACAATAGTGACCCTGATCGCGATGGCGACGGCGTCCCGAATGCTGCAGACGCCTTCCCGGATGATCCCACGGAAAGCCAGGACAGCGACGGCGACGGCATTGGCGACAACAGTGACCCGGATCGCGACGGCGATGGCGTCGACAACGATGCCGATGTATTCCCGGATGATCCCACCGAGTCCGCAGACCTGGATGGCGACGGCATCGGCGACAACAGTGATCCCGACCGCGATGGCGATGGCGTCGGCAATGACGCGGACGTTTTCCCCGATGACCCGAATGAGTCCACCGACCTCGACGGCGATGGTATTGGTGACAACAGTGACCCGGATCGCGACGGCGATGGCG
Encoded here:
- a CDS encoding peptidylprolyl isomerase is translated as MRKLSFLIPLAFALTCSSCSRLESWLPGGGVPEGHVAVVNGDAVPEELFAGHLQYKNLKPRTERQRQRMLDDYLQREALTRIISSQKDFDAAAVQAELDDLRREVIISRYFERHLNSVVDDQAIRSYFDNHPEEFAQRKVRVAHVLVRLNRTMNEQERQARLTTAREAHALLRRGDEFAEVAAAYSEDAVSVKNGGDLGWLREGAISPTFSQMAFSLQPGEISEPFETTFGYHVIKVLEAPSVIRQPFAAVKGNIRHQLRAQAKEQEIARLLGQIEIVKADVDAEAAQ
- a CDS encoding peptidyl-prolyl cis-trans isomerase, which gives rise to MTGLGMIAAAMLLAACSDPEPAAQTAAAKPPEDALAMVNGKAVTEADVEYEVNRMLGQTAPLVADDSVQRRVLESLVAGRAIADRRLQELDKRSLRRIDQQVEAYRVQLLVEDYLREHAVIAPVTANEVRAYYQAHPKSFGQEQVKVYEYLRLHSGLSDADRASALQRLAVAGAQADWSDYAQGHTQWLEHGRGRSDGPQLEPALASALRKLGADAVSGVVMVDGRAHRLRVTAVQELPATPLEEVRDEIRRILAAQRMRESVKVLSSEVLMQARVIYREAVQP